A section of the Roseovarius sp. W115 genome encodes:
- a CDS encoding GntR family transcriptional regulator, producing the protein MERKRADIIADELEGLIFDGTFVDGERLDEVQLSERFAVSRTPIREALQRLAQSGLVEQLPRRGVFVRQPGPIELIEMFEVMAELEAASARFAASRISDDALKELNKTNARCNAAVEAQDTDGYYRENERFHALLYRQSGNRFLEQECLRLQRRLQPFRRVQLRLRGRLKQSMAEHERIVAALQDGDGEAAAREIRAHVAVQGEKFHHLMSSLNPAAE; encoded by the coding sequence ATGGAACGCAAACGTGCAGATATCATCGCAGATGAGCTTGAAGGGCTGATTTTTGACGGCACATTTGTCGATGGTGAACGGCTGGACGAGGTTCAGCTGTCAGAGAGATTTGCCGTATCGCGCACACCAATTCGTGAAGCTTTACAGCGCCTTGCGCAATCCGGCCTGGTCGAACAACTGCCCCGACGAGGTGTCTTTGTGCGACAACCTGGCCCTATCGAGCTGATCGAGATGTTCGAAGTCATGGCCGAGTTGGAGGCGGCCAGCGCCCGGTTTGCGGCTTCACGTATTTCAGATGACGCGCTGAAAGAGCTCAACAAGACAAACGCACGCTGCAATGCGGCTGTCGAGGCGCAGGACACGGACGGGTATTACCGCGAAAACGAACGGTTTCACGCCCTGCTCTATCGCCAATCGGGCAACCGGTTTCTGGAACAGGAATGCCTGCGCCTGCAACGGCGCTTGCAGCCGTTTCGGCGTGTCCAACTCCGTTTACGGGGACGTCTCAAGCAATCCATGGCCGAACATGAGAGGATCGTTGCAGCCTTGCAGGACGGCGATGGAGAGGCCGCAGCCCGCGAGATCCGTGCGCATGTGGCAGTACAGGGCGAGAAATTCCACCACCTGATGAGCAGCCTGAATCCGGCCGCGGAGTAG
- a CDS encoding TRAP transporter large permease has translation MDPLVLGALVAFFTIFVLFSGVSVALGLLIVSAGFLIVFDGMRSLELMPEILFGKLDNFALLSIPMFIIMGASIASTRAGADLYEALERWLTRVPGGLVVSNLGACALFSAMSGSSPATCAAIGKMGIPEMRKRGYPDAVAAGSIAAGGTLGILIPPSVTMIVYGIATETSIGRLFLAGVFPGLLLVGLFMAWSLYSTWRSGDATVLSSGSYTWREKFEILPRVLPFLGIILGVLYAMYGGIATPSETAAVGALMCLLIAMIIYKLWNPRDLWVVLRDSTKESVMILFIIAAAGVFSYMLSSLFITQAIAEWIGTLDVNRWVLMGAINVFLLIAGFFLPPVAVILMAAPILLPIITTAGFDPIWFAVVLTINMEIGLISPPVGLNLYVINGIAPDISLKTILKGSLPFVACMIIAIILLCLFPGIATWLPDVVMGATR, from the coding sequence ATGGATCCTCTTGTCCTTGGCGCGCTGGTCGCCTTTTTCACCATATTTGTTCTCTTCTCAGGCGTTTCGGTTGCCCTGGGACTTCTCATCGTCTCAGCTGGTTTTTTGATCGTCTTTGATGGGATGCGTTCGCTGGAACTCATGCCCGAAATTCTCTTTGGCAAGCTCGACAACTTCGCACTTTTGTCGATCCCGATGTTCATCATCATGGGCGCGTCGATTGCATCCACACGGGCAGGCGCGGACCTTTATGAGGCTCTGGAGCGTTGGCTCACCCGCGTCCCCGGAGGACTGGTGGTTTCGAACCTTGGGGCCTGCGCGCTCTTCTCGGCCATGTCGGGGTCATCACCGGCAACATGTGCGGCCATCGGTAAAATGGGTATCCCCGAGATGCGCAAACGCGGCTACCCGGATGCCGTGGCCGCTGGCTCCATCGCAGCCGGTGGCACGCTGGGTATCCTGATCCCGCCTTCCGTGACCATGATCGTTTATGGCATCGCCACCGAGACATCGATTGGGCGATTGTTCCTGGCCGGGGTGTTCCCCGGCCTGCTTCTGGTTGGGCTCTTCATGGCGTGGTCGCTCTATTCGACCTGGCGGTCCGGTGACGCGACTGTGCTCAGCTCTGGCAGCTACACGTGGCGCGAAAAATTCGAAATCCTGCCGCGCGTCTTGCCGTTTCTGGGCATCATTCTTGGTGTTCTTTACGCCATGTATGGCGGCATCGCGACGCCGTCGGAAACGGCGGCGGTGGGCGCATTGATGTGCCTGCTCATTGCGATGATCATCTACAAGCTTTGGAACCCACGCGACCTCTGGGTCGTGCTGCGTGACAGCACCAAGGAATCGGTGATGATCCTCTTCATCATCGCGGCGGCGGGCGTCTTCAGCTACATGCTCTCATCGCTCTTCATCACCCAGGCTATCGCCGAATGGATTGGCACACTCGACGTCAACCGCTGGGTTTTGATGGGTGCGATCAATGTCTTCCTGTTGATTGCCGGGTTCTTCCTGCCTCCAGTGGCTGTGATCCTGATGGCGGCCCCAATCCTTTTGCCCATCATCACCACCGCCGGGTTCGACCCTATCTGGTTTGCCGTGGTGCTGACCATCAACATGGAAATCGGCCTGATTTCACCGCCTGTCGGTCTCAACCTTTATGTCATCAACGGTATCGCGCCTGATATCTCGCTCAAAACGATCCTCAAAGGCTCGCTGCCTTTCGTCGCCTGCATGATCATCGCCATCATTCTCTTGTGCCTTTTCCCCGGCATCGCCACATGGTTACCAGATGTCGTGATGGGAGCCACAAGATGA
- a CDS encoding malonyl-CoA decarboxylase encodes MTMLADLLSTVFDRRVKFANLFSDDARSTEDLAAALVNASSEGEGRALGQLILTRFAEMDDDRKRAFFRHVAEEMNIDPEAVRGALSTYEADPGRASYKSFLLAAEPQRQELIRRLNMVPNATGQLVNMRADLLRLSEGDPSLEALDIDFRHLFASWFNRGFLVLRPINWQSPAHILEKIIAYEAVHAIDSWEDLRRRLEPADRRCFAFFHPAMPDEPLIFVEVALTLGIPGSVQNLLSEERAGILADDADTAVFYSISNCQAGLAGISFGNSLIKQVAADLSLELPGLKTFVTLSPIPGFSRWLSDTLPEASAEDHDLMRAMAAHYLVAAKRPDDTPRDPVARFHLGNGAQVQMVHAQADVSEKGLQQSHGVMVNYLYDLTKVAQNHEHFAVQNKIAMSSEIRSLSQSAAKTLKQGVVDDKPAL; translated from the coding sequence ATGACGATGCTCGCCGATCTGTTGTCGACAGTTTTTGACCGCAGGGTGAAGTTTGCAAACCTGTTTTCCGATGATGCGCGCAGCACCGAAGATCTTGCCGCGGCGCTGGTTAATGCCAGCAGCGAAGGCGAAGGGCGTGCGCTGGGACAATTGATCCTGACGCGCTTTGCCGAGATGGATGATGATCGAAAACGCGCGTTCTTCCGCCACGTGGCCGAAGAGATGAACATCGACCCCGAAGCTGTGCGCGGGGCGCTGTCGACTTACGAGGCGGATCCGGGCAGAGCGAGCTACAAAAGCTTTTTGTTGGCGGCTGAACCGCAGCGACAGGAATTGATCCGGCGCCTCAACATGGTGCCCAACGCCACCGGGCAACTGGTCAACATGCGTGCAGACCTATTGCGCCTGTCAGAGGGTGATCCATCACTTGAGGCGCTCGATATTGATTTTCGCCACCTCTTTGCGTCCTGGTTCAATCGCGGCTTTCTGGTGCTGCGACCAATCAACTGGCAAAGCCCGGCGCATATTCTGGAAAAGATCATCGCCTATGAGGCGGTCCATGCCATCGACAGCTGGGAAGACCTGCGCCGCCGTCTTGAACCTGCTGACCGGCGCTGTTTCGCATTTTTCCATCCAGCGATGCCGGATGAGCCTCTGATCTTTGTCGAAGTGGCGCTGACCTTGGGTATTCCAGGCTCTGTCCAGAACCTGCTGTCCGAAGAGCGCGCGGGCATTCTGGCCGATGACGCAGATACGGCGGTGTTCTACTCGATCTCGAACTGTCAGGCCGGGCTTGCGGGAATTTCCTTTGGCAATTCGTTGATCAAGCAAGTGGCGGCTGACCTGTCGCTAGAACTTCCCGGGTTGAAGACCTTTGTCACGCTGTCCCCAATTCCTGGCTTCTCCCGCTGGCTGAGTGACACCCTGCCAGAGGCCTCTGCGGAGGACCATGACCTGATGCGCGCAATGGCGGCGCACTACCTTGTGGCGGCCAAACGGCCGGATGACACACCGCGTGATCCTGTCGCGCGATTCCATCTGGGCAATGGGGCACAGGTTCAGATGGTGCATGCCCAGGCAGATGTTTCGGAGAAAGGGTTGCAACAATCCCATGGTGTGATGGTCAACTATCTCTACGATCTCACAAAAGTGGCCCAAAACCATGAACACTTTGCCGTTCAGAACAAAATCGCCATGTCCTCGGAAATCCGTTCACTGAGCCAATCAGCGGCAAAAACCCTCAAGCAGGGGGTGGTAGATGACAAACCCGCTTTATGA
- the dctP gene encoding TRAP transporter substrate-binding protein DctP codes for MTMKFTATLAATALLAGTWAAEAAELRLSHQWSTSDVRHKVAEIVANEVAAADVDLEIKIFPSKSLFKPREQYKPLSRGQLDMTVFPLSYAGGQRPEFNLTLMPGLVKNHDHAARLNESDFMGKLEELMAEDDVKVLVHGYLAGGFVGKDGCITSPEDVKGQQTRAAGKAFEQMLAGAGASIASMASSEIYNAMQTGVLTAANTSSSSFVSYRIYEQVACYTPASDFALWFMYQPLLMNKSAFEGLTEEQQAAIMAGAEKAEAFYLEEAKKQDAASAKIFADNGVEIANMTLEEFDAWRALAQETSYKAFVEETPGGQELLDMALSVE; via the coding sequence ATGACTATGAAGTTCACCGCCACTCTGGCGGCGACCGCGCTTTTGGCAGGCACATGGGCTGCCGAAGCCGCAGAGCTAAGACTGTCGCACCAATGGTCCACATCAGATGTCCGTCATAAGGTGGCAGAGATCGTCGCGAACGAAGTCGCCGCGGCTGACGTAGACTTGGAAATCAAGATTTTCCCGTCCAAATCGCTGTTCAAGCCACGTGAGCAATACAAGCCCCTGAGCCGAGGCCAGTTGGATATGACGGTCTTCCCGCTCAGCTATGCAGGTGGTCAACGGCCTGAATTCAACCTGACACTGATGCCGGGTTTGGTGAAGAACCACGACCATGCTGCACGGCTCAATGAAAGCGATTTCATGGGCAAGCTGGAAGAACTCATGGCCGAAGATGACGTGAAGGTGCTTGTGCACGGTTATCTTGCCGGTGGGTTTGTCGGCAAAGATGGATGCATCACAAGCCCGGAGGACGTCAAAGGTCAACAGACGCGCGCAGCGGGCAAAGCGTTTGAACAAATGCTGGCCGGGGCAGGGGCATCTATTGCCTCTATGGCCTCATCCGAAATCTACAATGCCATGCAGACAGGTGTTTTGACGGCGGCGAACACCTCATCGTCGTCCTTTGTCAGCTACCGCATCTACGAACAGGTGGCCTGCTATACACCGGCCAGCGACTTTGCCTTGTGGTTCATGTATCAGCCGCTCTTGATGAACAAATCCGCGTTTGAGGGTCTGACCGAAGAACAGCAAGCTGCGATTATGGCCGGTGCCGAAAAGGCCGAGGCGTTCTATCTCGAAGAAGCCAAGAAACAGGACGCGGCATCGGCCAAGATCTTTGCCGACAACGGTGTTGAGATTGCCAATATGACGCTCGAAGAGTTCGATGCCTGGCGTGCCTTGGCGCAAGAGACGTCCTACAAAGCCTTCGTCGAGGAAACACCGGGTGGTCAGGAATTGCTTGATATGGCTCTTTCGGTCGAGTGA
- a CDS encoding glycosyltransferase family 2 protein: protein MAGTPNSTWVTDTELESSAIDPTDILVVLPALNEADHIETCLHSLMRPAHWMAQCRVVVADGGSTDGTQGIVERLKETYPNLHLLDNPGRLQSAGINAAVAQLSQPHHRLLVRCDVHAIYPAGYVQALAREHARVQAASVVTAMDATGQDGFQKAAAWIVDTPLGSGGSAHRGGQKAQFVDHGHHAAFDIDWFRRIGGYDPAISHNEDAEFDVRLAQSGGRIWLTDKTRISYVMRPTLLAVWQQYWNYGRGRANTLLKHRARPRLRQLIPVLNSLLLIGSALAIPFTSLALMWPALYASVLISTSLVAAMLLRSRDGLWSGPALGAMHMAWGLGFLKRIMSPAPARNVQSQTG from the coding sequence ATGGCGGGGACCCCAAATAGCACCTGGGTCACGGATACTGAGCTTGAATCCAGCGCTATCGACCCGACGGACATCCTTGTTGTTCTGCCTGCTCTGAACGAAGCCGACCACATTGAAACCTGCTTGCACTCGCTGATGCGACCTGCCCACTGGATGGCGCAATGTCGCGTTGTCGTGGCGGATGGGGGCAGTACCGATGGCACCCAAGGCATCGTTGAGCGTCTCAAAGAAACCTATCCAAACCTGCATCTGTTGGACAACCCGGGTCGCCTACAATCCGCCGGAATCAATGCTGCCGTCGCGCAGTTGTCGCAGCCGCATCACAGGCTCTTGGTGCGCTGCGACGTGCACGCCATTTACCCTGCTGGCTATGTACAGGCATTGGCGCGCGAACATGCTCGTGTCCAAGCTGCGTCTGTGGTCACGGCCATGGACGCCACCGGACAGGACGGATTTCAAAAGGCTGCCGCCTGGATCGTCGACACCCCTTTGGGGTCGGGCGGTTCCGCGCATCGCGGCGGGCAAAAGGCTCAGTTTGTGGATCACGGCCATCACGCCGCCTTCGACATAGATTGGTTCCGGCGCATTGGCGGGTACGACCCAGCGATCAGCCACAACGAAGATGCCGAATTCGATGTGCGGCTTGCACAATCGGGGGGAAGGATCTGGCTGACCGACAAGACGCGCATATCCTATGTAATGCGTCCCACTTTGCTCGCGGTTTGGCAGCAGTATTGGAATTACGGGCGCGGGCGGGCGAACACCTTGCTGAAACACCGCGCTCGACCGCGTCTGCGTCAGTTGATACCGGTTCTCAACAGCCTTCTCTTGATAGGCTCAGCACTCGCAATACCCTTCACATCTTTGGCGCTAATGTGGCCCGCGCTTTATGCCAGCGTTCTAATCTCAACATCACTGGTAGCGGCAATGCTGTTGCGCAGCAGGGACGGGCTCTGGTCGGGTCCGGCGCTTGGCGCGATGCACATGGCCTGGGGACTTGGATTTCTAAAGCGGATTATGTCACCAGCGCCAGCGCGCAATGTTCAATCTCAAACCGGGTGA
- a CDS encoding glycosyltransferase family 2 protein codes for MDPVSIDICICTFRRPHLAKTLDSLREINLPNRSAVRVLVADNDTEPSARPIIDNAELPFEITYIHAPARNISIARNACLEASEADLVAWIDDDEIVDANWLLNLHEALCAKGYGAVFGPAIAIYPPDAPKHISKGDFHSNRPVLRRGEVRTGHTCNALVDMRPAAARALRFEIAKGRTGGEDTDYFHRLWQTGAHLGICETAQVFEDVAPSRLTPGWLMRRSFNAGHVFGELSRRDARLWALPKLVFLAMLKAAYCLILALISAGYATRRLWWLRRGVMHLGVMAGLVRLTPKTQY; via the coding sequence ATGGACCCGGTGAGCATCGATATATGCATTTGCACCTTTCGCAGGCCGCACCTGGCAAAGACGCTGGACTCGTTACGTGAAATAAATCTGCCAAACCGTTCCGCGGTGCGTGTTCTGGTCGCTGACAATGACACCGAGCCAAGCGCTCGCCCGATCATTGATAATGCAGAATTACCGTTCGAGATCACGTATATCCACGCACCGGCGCGCAACATTTCCATCGCACGCAATGCCTGTCTTGAGGCGTCCGAGGCGGATTTGGTGGCTTGGATTGATGACGATGAAATTGTGGATGCCAACTGGCTTTTGAACCTTCATGAGGCTTTGTGCGCAAAAGGTTACGGCGCGGTGTTTGGCCCTGCGATTGCCATCTATCCGCCAGACGCCCCCAAGCATATCTCCAAGGGCGATTTCCATTCCAATCGCCCCGTTCTTCGGCGCGGAGAGGTGCGTACCGGTCATACTTGCAACGCTTTGGTCGACATGCGGCCCGCCGCTGCGCGCGCGCTACGCTTTGAAATTGCCAAAGGACGCACCGGCGGAGAAGATACCGACTATTTCCACCGGTTGTGGCAAACCGGCGCGCATTTGGGCATCTGTGAAACTGCCCAAGTATTCGAGGACGTCGCGCCCTCCCGGCTGACCCCCGGCTGGCTCATGCGACGCAGCTTTAACGCAGGGCATGTGTTTGGAGAATTGAGCCGCCGGGATGCGCGGCTTTGGGCGCTTCCGAAACTCGTGTTTTTGGCGATGTTGAAGGCCGCTTATTGCCTGATCCTGGCTTTGATCTCTGCAGGGTATGCAACCCGGCGGCTTTGGTGGTTGCGCCGGGGCGTCATGCATCTTGGCGTAATGGCAGGTCTGGTGCGGCTTACGCCGAAGACGCAATACTAG
- a CDS encoding TRAP transporter small permease, with the protein MAGQSNASVARVGDNLFLRSVAAISTLAGWCSAAMIVTAVMITCQMIFVRFVLNGSTVWQTEAVIYLVIAATLIGLPYVQRLRGHVNVDLIPLALPPKARFGLAMVTLSLSIVIVGVMLFYGYDYWHFAWERGWKSDTVWGVRLWIPYLALPVGFGLLLLQLIADLVAVIIGVDKPFGLEDG; encoded by the coding sequence ATGGCTGGCCAAAGCAACGCCTCGGTCGCACGCGTCGGGGACAACCTATTTTTGCGCTCAGTTGCGGCGATCTCCACGCTGGCGGGTTGGTGCTCGGCGGCCATGATCGTGACGGCGGTGATGATCACCTGCCAGATGATCTTTGTGCGCTTTGTGCTCAACGGCTCAACGGTGTGGCAGACCGAGGCGGTAATCTATCTGGTCATCGCGGCCACGCTCATCGGCTTGCCATATGTGCAGCGCTTGCGCGGTCACGTGAATGTCGATCTGATCCCGCTGGCCTTGCCACCAAAGGCACGGTTTGGCTTGGCCATGGTTACGCTCAGCCTTTCGATCGTGATCGTGGGCGTCATGCTCTTCTACGGCTACGACTATTGGCATTTCGCGTGGGAACGCGGCTGGAAATCGGATACGGTTTGGGGCGTAAGGCTTTGGATTCCTTACCTTGCGTTGCCGGTGGGGTTTGGTCTTTTGCTGTTGCAACTCATCGCTGATCTGGTGGCTGTGATCATCGGCGTTGACAAACCCTTTGGGCTGGAGGACGGCTGA